From one Vanessa tameamea isolate UH-Manoa-2023 chromosome 9, ilVanTame1 primary haplotype, whole genome shotgun sequence genomic stretch:
- the LOC113394930 gene encoding CDP-diacylglycerol--glycerol-3-phosphate 3-phosphatidyltransferase, mitochondrial isoform X2 — translation MSFRFKPTELQHFNWMFNLAPCFPVNASKINIINDPNKFYDTIYERFKNAKRRISLASLYIGTGELEKKLLEVTVHNVRNKKDLNFHVLLDYQRGTRGKDNSQTLFRQFVNGISDRCHLALYQTPRLHGTWSKALPSRYNEIVGLQHMKLYIADDSIILSGANCSNDYFQQRQDRYIEIEDQDLANFYCELIDEVAKHSKPNHSDSITSNISKEVVIKQVNQNITYLINKWKDRQASKLSSLNENKDTWIFPLIQMGEFNINQDEQATCKILSSAPEGSLFRLATGYFNLTEKYADILLGQCKASISLLMAHPNANGFMGAAGPAGGIPHAYSLIARKFWQQVVNYDQMNRVQILEYERTGWTFHAKGLWYYPPSSGVPWATVVGSANLGERSVRRDLEAQAAIFTSSLDLQERLHNECSRLHDYASECSTDLQKRQAPLWVRATVGLFRTYF, via the exons atgtcatttcGATTTAAACCAACAgaattacaacattttaattgGATGTTTAATCTAGCTCCATGTTTTCCTGTTAATgcctcaaaaataaatattataaatgatccCAACAAATTTTATGACACCATATACGAAAGATTTAAAAATGCCAAACGTAGAATTTCTTTAGCCAGTTTATATATTGGCACGggtgaattagaaaaaaaattgttagaggTTACAGTACATAACGTTAGAAATaagaaagatttaaattttcatgttttacTTGATTATCAACGAGGCACTCGGGGCAAAGATAACTCACAAACATTATTTCGTCAATTTGTAAATGGTATTTCTGATAGATGCCACTTAGCTTTGTATCAAACACCAAGACTTCATGGAACGTGGTCTAAAGCTCTTCCCTCTCGCTACAACGAGATTGTGGGTCTTCAACATATGAAGCTATATATTGCTGATGATTCTATAATATTGAGCGGAGCAAATTGTTCAAATGACTATTTTCAACAAAGACAGGATCGTTACATAGAAATTGAGGATCAAGATTTagcaaatttttattgtgaactAATAG ATGAAGTAGCAAAGCATAGTAAACCAAATCATTCTGATTCTATAACTAGTAATATATCTAAAGAAGTTGTTATAAAACAagtcaatcaaaatattacatatctaattaataaatggAAAGACAGACAAGCTTCTAAATTATCATCCCTCAATGAAA ACAAAGACACATGGATATTTCCTCTGATACAAATGGGGGAATTCAACATAAATCAAGATGAACAAGCaacttgtaaaattttatcttcTGCACCAGAAGGATCTCTTTTTCGTTTAGCAActggttattttaatttgactgaAAAATATGCTGATATTTTACTTGGACAATGTAAAGCGAGTATAAGTCTGTTGATGGCACATCCAAAT GCTAATGGATTCATGGGAGCTGCAGGACCGGCTGGTGGTATACCTCATGCTTATTCATTAATAGCTAGGAA ATTTTGGCAGCAAGTTGTTAATTATGACCAAATGAACAGAGTACAGATATTGGAATATGAAAGAACAGGATGGACTTTTCATGCAAAGGGTCTATG GTACTATCCCCCAAGTAGCGGTGTGCCGTGGGCGACGGTGGTGGGTTCTGCTAACTTGGGCGAGCGTTCAGTACGGCGAGACCTTGAAGCTCAGGCTGCAATATTTACCTCTTCACTCGATTTACAG GAAAGACTTCACAATGAGTGTTCAAGACTTCATGACTATGCTTCTGAATGTAGCACAGACTTGCAGAAGAGACAAGCGCCGTTATGGGTACGGGCTACTGTAGGATTATTTaggacatatttttaa
- the LOC113394930 gene encoding CDP-diacylglycerol--glycerol-3-phosphate 3-phosphatidyltransferase, mitochondrial isoform X1 codes for MSFRFKPTELQHFNWMFNLAPCFPVNASKINIINDPNKFYDTIYERFKNAKRRISLASLYIGTGELEKKLLEVTVHNVRNKKDLNFHVLLDYQRGTRGKDNSQTLFRQFVNGISDRCHLALYQTPRLHGTWSKALPSRYNEIVGLQHMKLYIADDSIILSGANCSNDYFQQRQDRYIEIEDQDLANFYCELIDEVAKHSKPNHSDSITSNISKEVVIKQVNQNITYLINKWKDRQASKLSSLNESIKDKDTWIFPLIQMGEFNINQDEQATCKILSSAPEGSLFRLATGYFNLTEKYADILLGQCKASISLLMAHPNANGFMGAAGPAGGIPHAYSLIARKFWQQVVNYDQMNRVQILEYERTGWTFHAKGLWYYPPSSGVPWATVVGSANLGERSVRRDLEAQAAIFTSSLDLQERLHNECSRLHDYASECSTDLQKRQAPLWVRATVGLFRTYF; via the exons atgtcatttcGATTTAAACCAACAgaattacaacattttaattgGATGTTTAATCTAGCTCCATGTTTTCCTGTTAATgcctcaaaaataaatattataaatgatccCAACAAATTTTATGACACCATATACGAAAGATTTAAAAATGCCAAACGTAGAATTTCTTTAGCCAGTTTATATATTGGCACGggtgaattagaaaaaaaattgttagaggTTACAGTACATAACGTTAGAAATaagaaagatttaaattttcatgttttacTTGATTATCAACGAGGCACTCGGGGCAAAGATAACTCACAAACATTATTTCGTCAATTTGTAAATGGTATTTCTGATAGATGCCACTTAGCTTTGTATCAAACACCAAGACTTCATGGAACGTGGTCTAAAGCTCTTCCCTCTCGCTACAACGAGATTGTGGGTCTTCAACATATGAAGCTATATATTGCTGATGATTCTATAATATTGAGCGGAGCAAATTGTTCAAATGACTATTTTCAACAAAGACAGGATCGTTACATAGAAATTGAGGATCAAGATTTagcaaatttttattgtgaactAATAG ATGAAGTAGCAAAGCATAGTAAACCAAATCATTCTGATTCTATAACTAGTAATATATCTAAAGAAGTTGTTATAAAACAagtcaatcaaaatattacatatctaattaataaatggAAAGACAGACAAGCTTCTAAATTATCATCCCTCAATGAAA GTATTAAAGACAAAGACACATGGATATTTCCTCTGATACAAATGGGGGAATTCAACATAAATCAAGATGAACAAGCaacttgtaaaattttatcttcTGCACCAGAAGGATCTCTTTTTCGTTTAGCAActggttattttaatttgactgaAAAATATGCTGATATTTTACTTGGACAATGTAAAGCGAGTATAAGTCTGTTGATGGCACATCCAAAT GCTAATGGATTCATGGGAGCTGCAGGACCGGCTGGTGGTATACCTCATGCTTATTCATTAATAGCTAGGAA ATTTTGGCAGCAAGTTGTTAATTATGACCAAATGAACAGAGTACAGATATTGGAATATGAAAGAACAGGATGGACTTTTCATGCAAAGGGTCTATG GTACTATCCCCCAAGTAGCGGTGTGCCGTGGGCGACGGTGGTGGGTTCTGCTAACTTGGGCGAGCGTTCAGTACGGCGAGACCTTGAAGCTCAGGCTGCAATATTTACCTCTTCACTCGATTTACAG GAAAGACTTCACAATGAGTGTTCAAGACTTCATGACTATGCTTCTGAATGTAGCACAGACTTGCAGAAGAGACAAGCGCCGTTATGGGTACGGGCTACTGTAGGATTATTTaggacatatttttaa